Proteins encoded within one genomic window of Thunnus maccoyii chromosome 22, fThuMac1.1, whole genome shotgun sequence:
- the LOC121889675 gene encoding Fc receptor-like protein 5 isoform X1 — MEETSLQQLLLLTSLLFCTTNQAHLTVSPSSSQMFQNEFVSLSCEENNSSAGWTLRRNTTRQTRAECDNQGKPAGSMCNLSLITTMDSGVYWCESREGATSNSINITVTDGSVILQSPVLPVMEGDDVTLHCKTKTSNLPADFYKDGSLIRTEPAGHMTIRNVSKSDEGLYKCHNSSHGESPPSWITVTDKPTTTTPPHSTLPSHPTSPHHPDVSPSPSPPPFVLLYVPPVCGLVLLVLLVLLILLVRRCVRRKSPESDPVPLYSSVRRTDDVSCEVNRTRESDRAVVYAVVKRTTDVCYGQIAISPNSRRGRTERPLESEVVYFSLRRTSTPSHQSDH; from the exons ATGGAGGAAACATCTCTtcagcagctgctct TGCTGACCTCACTGCTGTTCTGCACAACAAACCAAG CTCATCTGACTGTGAGTCCCAGCAGCTCTCAGATGTTTCAAAAtgagtttgtctctctgagCTGTGAGGAGAACAACAGCTCTGCTGGATGGACTCTGAGGAGGAATACAACCAGACAAACCAGAGCTGAGTGTGACAACCAGGGAAAACCAGCTGGTTCTATGTGTAACCTCAGCCTCATAACCACAATGGACAGTGGAGTTTACTGGTGTGAGTCCAGAGAGGGAGCAACCAGTAACAGCATCAACATCACTGTCACTG aTGGATCAGTGATCCTGCAGAGTCCTGTCCTccctgtgatggagggagatgatgtcactctgcactgtaaaacaaagaccTCCAACCTCCCAGCTGATTTCTATAAAGATGGCTCCCTCATCAGGACTGAGcctgcaggtcacatgaccatcCGCAATGTTTCCAAGTCTGATGAAGGCCTCTACAAGTGTCACAACAGCAGTCATGGAGAGTCTCCACCCAGCTGGATCACTGTCACAG ACAAACCCACCACCACAACTCCTCCTCATTCTACACTTCCTTCCCATCCTACAAGTCCTCATCATCCTGACGTCTCCCcatccccctctcctcctccctttgtGTTGCTTTATGTTCCACCTGTCTGTGGTCTGGTCCTGCTTGTTCTACTGGTTCTGTTGATTCTACTGGTGAGACGATGCGTCCGGAGGAAATCTCCAG AGAGTGACCCAGTTCCACTTTATTCATCAGTGAGACGAACAGACGACGTCAGCTGTGAAGTGAACAGGACGAGAG AGAGCGATCGAGCTGTAGTGTACGCAGTGGTAAAAAGAACAACAGACGTCTGTTATGGACAAATAGCCATCAGCCCAAACAGCAGGAGAGGTCGGACAG agCGCCCCCTAGAGTCAGAGGTAGTCTACTTTTCACTGAGGAGGACCTCCACACCTTCACACCAGTCCGACCACTGA
- the LOC121889767 gene encoding coxsackievirus and adenovirus receptor-like, translating to MAALYFITVFTLFLLASNAEEITVKPGDDVTLQCQSPTDATITLLEWSRPDLKKDGYVFFFRENRPYDSFQHPSFRGRVQLKDPEMKDGDVSVILKNVTINDTGTYECRVSVIGKRLELINTTYLKVEDSGHTAGNTWTEGHKDGGDKDEGKKEAGNLGLTVGLPVAAVLLLVGVIVVCVIYRKHKQRPDQQVHYIAAVPQQV from the exons ATGGCTGCTTTATACTTTATAACTGTTTTCACGTTATTTCTTTTGGCATCTAACGCTGAAG AGATAACAGTAAAGCCTGGAGATGATGTCACTCTTCAGTGTCAGAGTCCCACTGATGCAACCATCACATTGTTAGAGTGGAGCAGACCTGACCTGAAGAAAGATGGTtatgtcttcttcttcagagAGAACCGACCATATGATTCCTTCCAGCATCCATCTTTTCGTGGTCGAGTGCAGCTGAAAGATCCAGAGATGAAGGACGGAGACGTTTCTGTGATTCTGAAGAACGTCACCATCAACGACACTGGAACATACGAGTGTCGTGTTTCTGTGATCGGCAAAAGACTTGAGCTCATCAACACCACCTACCTGAAGGTTGAAGACTCAG GTCACACAGCTGGAAACACCTGGACTGAAGGACACAAGGATGGAGGAGACAAggatgaaggaaagaaggaggcgGGAAATCTAGGACTGACAGTTGGTCTGCCTGTTGCTGCTGTGCTTCTTCTTGTTggtgttattgttgtttgtgtgatttATAGAAAACATAAACAACGTCCTGACCAACAAGTTCACTATATAGCAGCTGTCCCCCAGCAGGTCTGA
- the LOC121889763 gene encoding coxsackievirus and adenovirus receptor homolog, producing the protein MEKEKWKMPTLTFSLCLLACFLSFTVSAEITVKPGENVTLQCQSPRGEAITALMWIRSDLNPDTDGCVFFFRENRSYEVYQHPSFRGRVQLRDPEMKDGDVSVILKNVTINDTGTYECRVYVNSKGPELMTTVYLTVTDSGHTAGNTWTEGDKDEGKKEEQNHGLTVGLPVAAVIVLLLVVVAVVGFVIYRQRRQRPDQQVHYRAAVPQQV; encoded by the exons ATGGAAAAAGAGAAGTGGAAGATGCCCACGTTGactttctctttgtgtctcctcGCTTGTTTCCTGTCCTTTACTGTCTCTGCAG AGATAACAGTAAAGCCTGGAGAAAATGTCACTCTTCAGTGTCAGAGTCCCAGAGGTGAAGCCATCACAGCGTTAATGTGGATCAGATCTGACCTAAACCCGGACACAGATGGTTGCGTCTTCTTCTTCAGAGAGAACCGATCATATGAAGTCTACCAGCATCCATCTTTTCGTGGTCGAGTGCAGCTGAGAGATCCAGAGATGAAGGACGGAGACGTTTCTGTGATTCTGAAGAACGTCACCATCAACGACACTGGAACATACGAGTGTCGTGTATATGTGAACAGCAAAGGACCAGAGCTCATGACCACGGTCTACCTGACAGTTACTGACTCAG GTCACACAGCTGGAAACACCTGGACTGAAGGAGACAAggatgaaggaaagaaggaggaacAAAATCATGGACTAACAGTTGGTCtgcctgttgctgctgttattgtgcttcttcttgttgttgttgctgttgttggttTTGTGATTTATAGACAACGTAGACAACGTCCTGACCAACAAGTTCATTATAGAGCAGCTGTCCCCCAGCAGGTGTGA
- the LOC121889675 gene encoding Fc receptor-like protein 5 isoform X2: MFQNEFVSLSCEENNSSAGWTLRRNTTRQTRAECDNQGKPAGSMCNLSLITTMDSGVYWCESREGATSNSINITVTDGSVILQSPVLPVMEGDDVTLHCKTKTSNLPADFYKDGSLIRTEPAGHMTIRNVSKSDEGLYKCHNSSHGESPPSWITVTDKPTTTTPPHSTLPSHPTSPHHPDVSPSPSPPPFVLLYVPPVCGLVLLVLLVLLILLVRRCVRRKSPESDPVPLYSSVRRTDDVSCEVNRTRESDRAVVYAVVKRTTDVCYGQIAISPNSRRGRTERPLESEVVYFSLRRTSTPSHQSDH, translated from the exons ATGTTTCAAAAtgagtttgtctctctgagCTGTGAGGAGAACAACAGCTCTGCTGGATGGACTCTGAGGAGGAATACAACCAGACAAACCAGAGCTGAGTGTGACAACCAGGGAAAACCAGCTGGTTCTATGTGTAACCTCAGCCTCATAACCACAATGGACAGTGGAGTTTACTGGTGTGAGTCCAGAGAGGGAGCAACCAGTAACAGCATCAACATCACTGTCACTG aTGGATCAGTGATCCTGCAGAGTCCTGTCCTccctgtgatggagggagatgatgtcactctgcactgtaaaacaaagaccTCCAACCTCCCAGCTGATTTCTATAAAGATGGCTCCCTCATCAGGACTGAGcctgcaggtcacatgaccatcCGCAATGTTTCCAAGTCTGATGAAGGCCTCTACAAGTGTCACAACAGCAGTCATGGAGAGTCTCCACCCAGCTGGATCACTGTCACAG ACAAACCCACCACCACAACTCCTCCTCATTCTACACTTCCTTCCCATCCTACAAGTCCTCATCATCCTGACGTCTCCCcatccccctctcctcctccctttgtGTTGCTTTATGTTCCACCTGTCTGTGGTCTGGTCCTGCTTGTTCTACTGGTTCTGTTGATTCTACTGGTGAGACGATGCGTCCGGAGGAAATCTCCAG AGAGTGACCCAGTTCCACTTTATTCATCAGTGAGACGAACAGACGACGTCAGCTGTGAAGTGAACAGGACGAGAG AGAGCGATCGAGCTGTAGTGTACGCAGTGGTAAAAAGAACAACAGACGTCTGTTATGGACAAATAGCCATCAGCCCAAACAGCAGGAGAGGTCGGACAG agCGCCCCCTAGAGTCAGAGGTAGTCTACTTTTCACTGAGGAGGACCTCCACACCTTCACACCAGTCCGACCACTGA